One genomic segment of Pongo pygmaeus isolate AG05252 chromosome 19, NHGRI_mPonPyg2-v2.0_pri, whole genome shotgun sequence includes these proteins:
- the IKZF3 gene encoding zinc finger protein Aiolos isoform X3 — translation MGSERALVLDRLASNVAKRKSSMPQKFIGEKRHCFDVNYNSSYMYEKESELIQTRMMDQAINNAISYLGAEALRPLVQTPPAPTSEMVPVISSMYPIALTRAEMSNGAPQELEKKSIHLPEKSVPSERGLSPNNSGHDSTDTDSNHEERQNHIYQQNHMVLPRARNGMPLLKEVPRSYELLKPPPICPRDSVKVINKEGEVMDVYRCDHCRVLFLDYVMFTIHMGCHGFRDPFECNMCGYRSHDRYEFSSHIARGEHRALLK, via the exons ATGGGAAGTGAAAGAGCTCTCGTACTGGACAGATTAGCAAGCAATGTGGCAAAACGAAAAAGCTCAATGCCTCAGAAATTCATTG GTGAGAAGCGCCACTGCTTTGATGTCAACTATAATTCAAGTTACATGTATGAGAAAGAGAGTGAGCTCATACAGACCCGCATGATGGACCAAGCCATCAATAACGCCATCAGCTATCTCGGCGCCGAAGCCCTGCGCCCCTTGGTCCAGACACCGCCTGCTCCCACCTCGGAGATGGTTCCAGTTATCAGCAGCATGTATCCCATAGCCCTCACCCGGGCTGAGATGTCAAACGGTGCCCCTCAAGAGCTGGAAAAGAAAAGCATCCACCTTCCAGAGAAGAGCGTGCCTTCTGAGAGAGGCCTCTCTCCCAACAATAGTGGCCACGACTCCACGGACACTGACAGCAACCATGAAGAACGCCAGAATCACATCTATCAGCAAAATCACATGGTCCTGCCTCGGGCCCGCAATGGGATGCCACTTCTGAAGGAGGTTCCCCGCTCTTACGAACTCCTCAAGCCCCCGCCCATCTGCCCAAGAGACTCCGTCAAAGTGATCAACAAGGAAGGGGAGGTGATGGATGTGTATCGGTGTGACCACTGCCGCGTCCTCTTCCTGGACTATGTGATGTTCACGATTCACATGGGCTGCCACGGCTTCCGTGACCCTTTCGAGTGTAACATGTGTGGATATCGAAGCCATGATCGGTATGAGTTCTCGTCTCACATAGCCAGAGGAGAACACAGAGCCCTGCTGAAGTGA